The nucleotide sequence TGTAGTAGCTATTAATAGAGTGGGTTTTGAAAAAGATGAAAGCGGTGTGGAAGATGGCATAAGATTTTGGGGAAATTCTTTTGTTTTTGGGGCTCAAGGTGAAGAGCTTTTTAGAGCCGATGATAAACAAGAGCTTTGTAAAATCGTTGAAATTGACATGCAAAGATGTGAAAATGTACGCAGATGGTGGCCGTTTTTACGCGATAGACGCATAGAGTATTTTCATGAATTAAATAAAAGATTTATTGACTAAAAGGAGAAAAAAATGAAAAAAGTTTTAGTGCCTTTGGCAAAAGGTTTTGAAGAGGCTGAATTTATAGGTATAGCTGATGTTTTAAAAAGAGCAGGGGAGACTAGTGGGAATTTAGAAGTAATTATTGCTTCGCTTGATGATGAGCTTTTGGTACAAGGAGCTAATGGAATTTGCATAAGGGCTGATGTGAGTTTAGCTAGTGTTGATCAAGAAAATTTAGACGCAATTGCTTTAGCAGGTGGCTTTGAAGGTATGATGAATTTAAAAAACAATTCTCTTATCATAAAAATCATACAAGATTTACATGCTAAGAAAAAAATCGTAGCAGCTATTTGTGCTTCACCTATGGTATTGGCAAAAGCAGGGGTGATAAATGGGGAG is from Campylobacter sp. CNRCH_2014_0184h and encodes:
- a CDS encoding DJ-1 family glyoxalase III, with protein sequence MKKVLVPLAKGFEEAEFIGIADVLKRAGETSGNLEVIIASLDDELLVQGANGICIRADVSLASVDQENLDAIALAGGFEGMMNLKNNSLIIKIIQDLHAKKKIVAAICASPMVLAKAGVINGEFSCYPGCEVGIEGVRVNKAVVVNENVITAAGPATAILFGLELAKHLCSEEIYQKLYEGMLVPLTK